In Haladaptatus sp. QDMS2, a single window of DNA contains:
- a CDS encoding helix-turn-helix domain-containing protein, whose translation MVFDASESADTPGLQAVLEALDDTDCRAILRETAEPMTATDLIDACDIPRSTLYRKLELLSTASLVRERDVINPEGGRTTRYERDFDAVTIAVTDDDTFSVSVERPPQNAGERLADIWSKMGEEL comes from the coding sequence ATGGTGTTCGACGCCAGCGAATCTGCGGACACGCCGGGCCTGCAGGCTGTCCTCGAAGCGCTGGACGATACCGACTGCCGGGCCATCCTTCGCGAAACAGCCGAACCTATGACTGCAACCGACCTCATCGACGCCTGTGACATTCCCCGGTCTACCCTGTACCGGAAACTCGAACTGCTCAGTACCGCCTCGCTCGTCCGTGAACGAGACGTCATCAACCCCGAGGGCGGTCGAACGACGCGCTACGAACGCGACTTCGACGCCGTGACGATAGCCGTGACCGACGACGACACGTTCTCTGTGTCCGTCGAGCGACCACCCCAGAACGCCGGCGAGCGCCTCGCCGACATCTGGTCGAAGATGGGTGAAGAACTATGA
- a CDS encoding 2-hydroxyacid dehydrogenase yields MRVLLCGDPQQPSEYMYEALCGLEDQGVTFERMDWLGEASPTEFRDVTMDMESLGPGSYDTDDIAANLEGIDVLVVHKAPVSRELIEGADLSIVGAARGGTENVDIEAATENDVTVLHAPGRNRDAVADYAVSMLLSRLREIPFNHAELSTGEWSQVFDPDQLPPDVRTTTIGIVGFGHIGRGVARRLAGFNPELLVYDPFVPDDDIEGAGAQPADLETLLAEADAVTLHVRLSEDTKRMIGREEFDQMNDEGYLVNTARGGLVDTDALVDAVSEGAIAGAALDVFEDEPIPEGHPLFDLDGVILTPHVAGSTRDAVLGGPRIIASQLEAYLDGETPAHVVR; encoded by the coding sequence ATGAGGGTACTTCTCTGCGGAGATCCACAGCAGCCGAGCGAATACATGTACGAGGCACTCTGTGGACTCGAAGACCAGGGCGTGACGTTCGAGCGAATGGATTGGTTGGGCGAGGCGTCCCCGACCGAATTTCGCGACGTGACGATGGACATGGAGTCGCTCGGGCCGGGTAGCTACGACACCGACGACATCGCGGCGAATCTCGAGGGCATCGACGTGCTCGTCGTCCACAAAGCGCCGGTTTCGCGCGAACTCATCGAGGGAGCCGACCTCTCGATTGTCGGCGCGGCCCGGGGCGGGACCGAGAACGTGGACATCGAAGCCGCCACAGAAAACGATGTGACCGTCCTGCACGCACCGGGACGAAATCGCGACGCAGTCGCCGACTACGCCGTCTCGATGCTGCTCTCGCGCCTGCGCGAGATTCCGTTCAACCACGCCGAACTCTCGACCGGCGAGTGGAGCCAGGTGTTCGACCCCGACCAGTTGCCCCCAGACGTGCGAACGACGACCATCGGCATCGTCGGTTTCGGGCACATCGGCCGCGGCGTCGCCCGCCGCCTTGCTGGCTTCAATCCCGAACTGCTGGTCTACGACCCGTTCGTCCCCGACGACGACATCGAGGGGGCGGGAGCGCAACCCGCCGACCTCGAAACGCTGCTCGCCGAGGCCGACGCCGTGACGCTTCACGTTCGCCTCTCAGAGGACACGAAACGGATGATTGGCCGCGAGGAGTTCGACCAGATGAACGACGAGGGCTACCTCGTCAACACCGCCCGCGGCGGCCTCGTCGATACCGACGCGCTCGTCGACGCCGTCTCCGAGGGAGCCATCGCCGGCGCAGCCCTCGACGTGTTCGAAGACGAGCCGATTCCCGAAGGCCACCCGCTGTTCGACCTCGACGGCGTCATCCTGACGCCCCACGTCGCTGGCTCGACCCGTGACGCCGTTCTCGGCGGCCCGCGCATCATCGCCTCGCAACTCGAAGCCTACCTCGACGGCGAGACGCCCGCCCACGTCGTCCGGTAA
- a CDS encoding FGGY-family carbohydrate kinase produces MSGAESAPVLVGIDAGLTNVTVTAFDAEGTELASASRATPAVETAPDRDEQDHDRLWATVCETVAAVLDDDALPPADIAGVGVAGHGHGLYGLDADGTPVCGIKSTDNRGIDAIEQHRPDAREEVVERLGWEPFGADPLSLLVWLREHDPATYDRLETVLFSKDVLTHRLTGECATDPSEGSVFYGPDAEYDERVFDALDIEEAYDALPPVVASTEPVGTVTKAAAAQTGLPEGTPVATGLQDVAACTLGAGIVSQGDGLIILGTWGQSVAVLDKPGDGDEGLPRRYLDGWLRYKGIRSGAACVEWFVENCGGDWRQEATERGCSPYDVYEEAVAGVASGANGLVFHPFLKGSTDDPNSAGGFYGLRLEHTTAHMLRAIYEGVAITQTSALDSIDANLDAIRLTGGGAQSETWTQLFADISALPVKVPAERETGALGAALCGGVAAGVYPNAGTAVERTVGTARRYDPDPQTNAQYRTVSEAFFEAKDAMERPWETLKSLATERRVE; encoded by the coding sequence ATGAGTGGCGCTGAATCAGCCCCGGTCCTCGTCGGCATCGACGCCGGCCTCACGAACGTCACGGTGACGGCCTTCGACGCCGAGGGCACCGAGCTCGCGAGTGCCTCCCGCGCGACGCCCGCGGTCGAGACGGCTCCCGATCGCGACGAGCAGGACCACGACCGCCTGTGGGCGACGGTGTGCGAAACGGTCGCCGCGGTCCTCGACGACGACGCACTCCCCCCTGCCGACATCGCGGGCGTCGGCGTCGCGGGCCACGGCCACGGCCTCTACGGACTCGACGCCGACGGCACGCCGGTCTGTGGCATCAAATCGACCGACAACCGCGGCATCGACGCCATCGAGCAGCATCGTCCGGACGCCCGTGAGGAGGTCGTCGAACGCCTCGGCTGGGAGCCGTTCGGCGCAGACCCACTCAGCCTGCTCGTCTGGCTTCGGGAGCACGACCCGGCCACCTACGACCGGTTGGAGACAGTGCTGTTCTCGAAGGACGTGCTCACCCACCGACTCACGGGCGAATGCGCGACCGACCCCTCCGAGGGGAGCGTGTTCTACGGCCCGGACGCCGAGTACGACGAACGGGTGTTCGACGCGCTCGACATCGAGGAAGCATACGACGCGCTGCCACCCGTGGTGGCGAGCACGGAGCCCGTCGGGACGGTCACAAAAGCGGCCGCGGCGCAGACCGGACTTCCGGAGGGAACGCCCGTCGCCACGGGCCTCCAAGACGTCGCCGCCTGCACCCTCGGCGCGGGCATCGTGAGCCAGGGCGACGGTCTCATCATCCTCGGGACGTGGGGCCAGAGCGTCGCCGTCCTCGACAAACCAGGAGACGGCGACGAAGGCCTCCCCCGACGCTATCTCGACGGGTGGCTTCGCTACAAGGGAATCCGGTCCGGGGCGGCCTGCGTCGAGTGGTTCGTCGAGAACTGCGGGGGCGACTGGCGACAGGAGGCCACAGAACGCGGCTGTTCGCCCTACGACGTTTACGAGGAGGCAGTCGCAGGCGTCGCCTCCGGCGCGAATGGCCTCGTGTTCCACCCGTTTCTCAAGGGTTCGACCGACGACCCGAACAGCGCCGGCGGCTTCTACGGCCTTCGCCTCGAACACACGACGGCGCACATGCTCCGGGCGATTTACGAGGGCGTCGCAATCACGCAGACGAGCGCACTCGATTCCATCGACGCTAATCTCGACGCGATTCGCCTGACGGGAGGCGGCGCACAGAGCGAGACGTGGACCCAGTTGTTCGCCGATATCTCGGCACTCCCCGTGAAGGTTCCCGCAGAACGCGAGACGGGCGCGCTCGGCGCGGCGCTGTGTGGTGGCGTGGCCGCCGGCGTCTATCCGAACGCCGGAACGGCGGTCGAGCGCACAGTCGGGACTGCCCGCCGGTACGACCCCGACCCTCAGACGAACGCCCAGTATCGAACCGTGAGTGAAGCGTTTTTCGAGGCAAAAGATGCGATGGAACGGCCGTGGGAAACGCTCAAGTCGCTGGCCACAGAGCGTAGAGTCGAATGA
- the fba gene encoding class II fructose-bisphosphate aldolase: MTATGTISLRECYDRAREGRYGFFASNVTHFDILVGLLQGSAAADSDLVVQLGYDEAVFFGGGDPAVGVQVFGACLETLAERYGVAAYCNIDHVHVPDNFDFLEAAVESGVPDSVMVDASSEPFEQNVELTAEAVERVGDDVLVEAELGRIAGIEGSTETPDDEAFYTDPADAVEFVERTGCDLLAVSIGTQHGVASGRDLDVRPDLAVEINDALADAGLDTPLVVHGASGVADERIEELLDAGVCKFNKNTRYQYEYARTAADFYHEHADAIRPPEGVADDRAGFFADSDWEPQKTHFHPHVVSEAVRDRIADVMADLCELTGSAGESVYVEK; this comes from the coding sequence ATGACAGCCACTGGCACTATTTCGCTCCGCGAGTGTTACGACCGCGCTCGGGAGGGGCGGTACGGATTCTTTGCGAGCAACGTCACGCATTTCGACATTCTCGTCGGGCTCTTACAGGGAAGTGCGGCCGCAGACTCGGACCTCGTCGTGCAACTGGGCTACGATGAAGCGGTGTTCTTCGGCGGAGGTGACCCGGCCGTCGGCGTCCAGGTCTTCGGCGCGTGTCTCGAAACGCTCGCAGAACGGTACGGGGTCGCGGCGTACTGCAATATCGACCACGTTCACGTTCCCGACAACTTCGACTTCCTCGAAGCAGCCGTCGAGTCGGGCGTCCCTGACTCCGTGATGGTCGATGCCTCTTCGGAACCGTTCGAGCAGAACGTCGAACTGACCGCAGAAGCCGTAGAACGGGTCGGTGACGACGTGCTCGTGGAGGCGGAACTCGGGCGTATCGCTGGCATCGAGGGGAGCACCGAGACGCCCGACGACGAGGCGTTCTACACCGACCCCGCAGACGCCGTCGAATTCGTCGAGCGGACGGGCTGTGACCTCCTCGCGGTGTCCATCGGAACCCAACACGGCGTCGCCTCGGGGCGCGACCTCGACGTGCGCCCGGACCTCGCCGTCGAAATCAACGACGCACTCGCCGACGCCGGACTGGACACCCCGCTCGTCGTCCACGGGGCCTCCGGAGTCGCGGACGAACGCATCGAAGAACTGCTCGACGCTGGCGTCTGCAAGTTCAACAAGAACACACGGTATCAGTACGAGTACGCTCGGACCGCCGCGGACTTCTACCACGAGCACGCTGACGCGATTCGACCGCCCGAAGGCGTCGCAGACGACCGGGCGGGCTTCTTCGCCGACAGCGACTGGGAACCACAGAAGACCCACTTCCACCCGCACGTCGTCTCTGAAGCCGTCCGCGACCGCATCGCCGACGTGATGGCTGATCTCTGTGAACTGACCGGCAGCGCCGGGGAGTCGGTGTACGTAGAGAAATGA
- a CDS encoding DUF362 domain-containing protein encodes MTQRGLTVPEATVLDACGDRALPRMGRIEQVWETNPLTESELRTQTAEAVRALDWDGVPNGGEVAVGAGSRGIANLALIVATVVETVAELGYEPFVFPAMGSHGGATAAGQREMLATLGVTSEAIGCEIRSDMDVVEVGRTADRDVPVVADANAVAADAILPVNRVKPHTDFDGPVESGLSKMLVIGMGKQRGAKIAHEWAIDWSFRNMIPEITEQLLATLPVVGGVALVEDQHDDTAIVEGVRPEGFLDRERELLELAYDSMPTLPFDDIDVLVLDEVGKNISGQGMDTNVIGRRPFAINEPEPDQPTIKRIFVRGLTDATHGNAMGIGSADFIHGDMLAEIEASTTLINAITASTIRGVRIPPAVETDRAGLVAALSTIGVVEPETVRVVRASDTMHLHRVYASEALVEEARARDDLRVVAEPMAIEFEEGQFVAPSPGV; translated from the coding sequence ATGACGCAACGAGGGCTCACCGTCCCAGAGGCAACCGTACTCGACGCCTGTGGCGACCGGGCACTGCCGCGAATGGGACGCATCGAACAGGTGTGGGAAACGAACCCGCTCACCGAATCCGAACTGCGGACACAGACCGCCGAGGCGGTTCGGGCGCTCGACTGGGACGGCGTTCCGAACGGCGGCGAGGTGGCGGTCGGCGCTGGAAGTCGCGGCATCGCCAACCTCGCGCTCATCGTCGCCACGGTCGTCGAAACCGTCGCTGAACTGGGTTACGAGCCATTCGTCTTTCCGGCGATGGGGAGCCACGGCGGCGCGACCGCAGCGGGCCAACGCGAGATGCTCGCGACGCTGGGCGTGACGTCCGAGGCGATTGGCTGTGAGATTCGCTCCGACATGGACGTCGTCGAAGTGGGGCGAACCGCAGACCGCGACGTACCTGTGGTAGCCGACGCGAACGCCGTCGCCGCCGATGCCATCCTCCCCGTAAATCGCGTGAAACCCCACACCGACTTCGATGGCCCGGTCGAGAGCGGGCTCTCGAAGATGCTCGTCATCGGCATGGGCAAACAACGCGGCGCGAAAATCGCCCACGAGTGGGCCATCGACTGGAGTTTTCGGAACATGATTCCGGAAATTACCGAGCAGTTGCTCGCCACCCTCCCCGTGGTGGGCGGGGTCGCCCTCGTCGAAGACCAGCACGACGACACCGCCATCGTCGAGGGCGTCCGCCCGGAGGGCTTCCTCGACCGGGAGCGCGAACTGCTCGAACTCGCTTACGATAGCATGCCCACCCTGCCGTTCGACGACATCGACGTGCTCGTCCTGGACGAGGTGGGAAAGAACATCAGTGGACAGGGCATGGACACGAACGTGATTGGGCGTCGTCCCTTCGCCATCAACGAACCCGAACCCGACCAGCCGACGATAAAGCGCATCTTCGTTCGCGGCCTCACCGACGCGACTCACGGCAACGCCATGGGTATCGGCTCCGCTGATTTCATCCACGGCGACATGCTCGCCGAAATCGAAGCCTCGACGACGCTCATCAACGCCATCACGGCGAGCACGATTCGCGGCGTCAGAATCCCGCCAGCGGTCGAAACTGACAGAGCGGGCCTCGTCGCGGCACTCTCGACCATCGGCGTCGTCGAACCGGAGACGGTCCGCGTCGTCCGCGCCTCGGACACGATGCACCTGCACCGCGTCTACGCTTCGGAGGCACTCGTCGAAGAAGCGCGAGCGCGCGATGACCTCCGAGTCGTTGCTGAGCCAATGGCAATTGAGTTCGAAGAGGGACAGTTCGTCGCCCCCTCGCCGGGGGTCTGA
- a CDS encoding ornithine cyclodeaminase family protein, producing the protein MTRILSGDEVRSLLDLDAVLDVVADALQKQGRGDVERPARPHFPIGRGLDADRPDESLGTGLVMPAYIHGSQYVATKLVTVHPENKTRDHPTIHAQIAVTDAETGVPVAYMDGSHITAARTSAIGGLAARELTEGPISVAVIGGGTQARWQVRAIATAGNVESVTMFDHTDDTLADAVAELEDELDVPISAAESPEDAVSGASVVVTATTSVEPVFPGDALAPGTVVVAIGAYTAEMQELDAETFSRASRVFADVPEEVAEIGDILATDLDESALVPFSALLNGEVARESAADIVVVESVGSAVMDAAVAGHVFDRSKAENVGLDTRL; encoded by the coding sequence ATGACACGCATACTCTCCGGGGATGAGGTTCGCTCGCTGCTCGACCTCGATGCCGTCCTCGACGTGGTGGCCGACGCACTCCAGAAGCAGGGTCGCGGCGACGTCGAACGCCCCGCACGCCCGCACTTTCCAATCGGTCGGGGCCTCGACGCCGACCGGCCAGATGAGTCGCTCGGGACGGGCCTCGTGATGCCTGCGTACATCCACGGGAGCCAGTACGTCGCGACGAAACTCGTGACCGTCCACCCCGAGAACAAAACACGCGACCATCCGACGATTCACGCCCAGATTGCGGTGACTGACGCGGAGACCGGCGTGCCGGTGGCCTACATGGACGGGTCGCACATCACTGCGGCACGGACGAGCGCCATCGGCGGCCTCGCTGCCCGCGAACTCACCGAGGGACCAATCTCAGTCGCGGTCATCGGCGGGGGCACGCAGGCGCGCTGGCAGGTTCGGGCGATTGCCACCGCGGGGAACGTCGAATCGGTCACGATGTTCGACCACACCGACGACACGCTCGCGGACGCAGTGGCGGAACTCGAAGACGAGCTCGATGTGCCCATCAGCGCCGCCGAATCCCCCGAAGACGCCGTGTCCGGGGCGTCGGTGGTCGTCACCGCGACGACGAGTGTGGAACCGGTGTTCCCCGGTGACGCCCTCGCCCCGGGAACTGTGGTCGTCGCAATCGGCGCGTACACCGCCGAAATGCAGGAACTCGACGCGGAGACCTTCTCCCGGGCGAGTAGGGTCTTCGCTGACGTGCCCGAGGAGGTTGCGGAAATCGGTGACATCCTCGCGACCGACCTCGACGAATCGGCGCTCGTCCCCTTCTCGGCTCTGCTGAATGGCGAGGTGGCTCGCGAATCTGCGGCCGACATCGTCGTGGTCGAAAGCGTGGGCTCTGCGGTGATGGACGCAGCAGTCGCCGGCCACGTCTTCGACCGATCGAAAGCCGAGAACGTCGGGCTCGATACGCGTCTCTGA
- a CDS encoding MOSC domain-containing protein has product MSSDGRVVHIFTAPDTGDDMVEQASVNAVENRGIEGDRYYKGKGIWNEWEEDENNEASEITFIEAEAIEACREDYDIDLEPSDARRNVVTRGVPLNHLVGKQFTVGEAVCEGLNLCEPCGYMQGLVGKGKVAEALKHRGGLDARIVKSGEISRDDAISL; this is encoded by the coding sequence ATGAGCAGTGACGGACGGGTCGTCCACATCTTCACGGCTCCGGACACGGGCGACGACATGGTCGAACAGGCGTCGGTGAACGCAGTGGAGAATCGTGGTATCGAGGGCGACCGCTACTACAAAGGAAAGGGCATCTGGAACGAGTGGGAAGAAGACGAGAACAACGAGGCCAGCGAGATCACCTTCATCGAGGCCGAGGCCATCGAGGCTTGCCGCGAGGACTACGACATCGACCTCGAACCGAGCGACGCTCGCCGGAACGTCGTGACTCGCGGCGTCCCGCTCAACCACCTGGTCGGAAAACAGTTCACGGTCGGGGAGGCAGTCTGTGAGGGTCTCAACCTCTGTGAGCCCTGTGGATACATGCAGGGGCTCGTCGGGAAGGGGAAGGTCGCAGAAGCGCTGAAACACCGCGGTGGACTGGACGCTCGCATCGTGAAATCCGGTGAAATCTCGCGCGACGACGCGATTTCCCTGTGA
- the thiC gene encoding phosphomethylpyrimidine synthase ThiC: MARTQLQRARSGKITPAMERIADRENRDPAFVRRQVADGQAVIPNNHAHDALDPMIIGQEFATKVNANIGNSETTSSVEGELRKLHSAVHYGADTVMDLSTGTDLDDIRRRNVEFSPVPVGTVPIYEAVKHADGPADLTHELLLSVIEKQAKQGVDYMTIHAGVLLEHLPLTDGRKTGVVSRGGSILAQWMEENGMQNPLYAKFEEICETFASHDVTFSLGDGLRPGCLADASDEAQFAELDTLGELTRTAWDHGVQVMVEGPGHVPMDQIANNVERQQAVCDGAPFYVLGPLVTDIAPGYDHITSAIGATEAARSGAAMLCYVTPKEHLGLPDEDDVREGLAAYRIAAHAADVANDLPGARDWDDALSEARYDFDWRRQFELALDPARAQEFHDQTLPGDNYKEARFCSMCGVEFCSMRIDQDARDADGEMTALDDETDLTISAAADVNVPPVGTHDTARVPEELEINGVTFTPEEFHADD, encoded by the coding sequence ATGGCGCGAACCCAGCTTCAGCGTGCGAGGTCCGGTAAGATAACGCCCGCGATGGAACGAATCGCAGACAGAGAGAACCGCGACCCGGCGTTCGTGCGCCGACAGGTCGCGGACGGTCAGGCAGTCATCCCGAACAACCACGCCCACGACGCGCTCGACCCGATGATCATCGGGCAGGAGTTCGCGACGAAGGTCAACGCGAACATCGGAAACAGCGAGACGACGAGCAGCGTCGAAGGGGAGCTCAGAAAACTCCACAGCGCGGTCCACTACGGCGCAGATACAGTGATGGACCTCTCTACGGGAACCGACCTGGACGACATTCGTCGTCGGAACGTCGAATTTTCCCCCGTGCCCGTCGGCACAGTTCCCATCTACGAGGCGGTCAAACACGCCGACGGACCCGCTGACCTCACTCACGAACTTCTCCTTTCGGTCATCGAGAAGCAGGCGAAACAGGGGGTCGATTACATGACGATTCACGCAGGCGTTCTGCTGGAACACCTCCCCCTGACCGACGGCAGAAAGACCGGCGTCGTCTCGCGGGGCGGGTCGATTCTGGCTCAGTGGATGGAAGAAAACGGGATGCAAAACCCACTGTACGCGAAGTTCGAAGAGATCTGTGAAACCTTCGCCAGCCACGACGTGACGTTTTCCCTCGGTGACGGCCTCCGACCGGGATGTCTCGCCGACGCAAGCGACGAAGCCCAGTTCGCCGAACTCGACACGCTCGGGGAACTCACCCGGACCGCGTGGGACCACGGCGTCCAAGTGATGGTCGAAGGCCCCGGTCACGTTCCGATGGACCAGATTGCGAACAACGTCGAACGCCAACAGGCCGTCTGTGACGGCGCTCCGTTCTACGTTCTCGGACCGCTAGTCACCGACATCGCACCTGGCTACGACCACATCACGAGCGCAATCGGGGCGACCGAAGCCGCTCGCTCCGGTGCCGCGATGCTATGCTACGTCACGCCGAAAGAACACCTCGGCCTACCGGACGAGGACGACGTGCGAGAAGGCCTCGCCGCCTATCGCATCGCGGCCCACGCTGCGGATGTGGCGAACGACTTACCCGGCGCTCGTGACTGGGACGACGCGCTCTCCGAGGCGCGATACGACTTCGACTGGCGTCGACAGTTCGAACTCGCGCTCGACCCCGCCCGGGCACAGGAGTTCCACGACCAGACGCTGCCCGGTGACAACTACAAAGAAGCTCGGTTCTGCTCGATGTGCGGCGTCGAGTTCTGCTCGATGCGAATCGACCAGGACGCTCGTGACGCGGACGGTGAGATGACCGCTCTCGATGACGAGACAGACCTCACCATCTCGGCGGCCGCCGACGTGAACGTCCCACCAGTCGGCACTCACGACACAGCGCGAGTTCCAGAGGAACTCGAAATCAACGGCGTCACCTTCACTCCGGAGGAGTTCCACGCCGACGATTGA
- a CDS encoding amino acid permease, producing MTDSERSVSNELDRDIGLVGAIALGVGTMIAAGIFVLSGLAVSNVGAAAIISFLLAGVVAGFTALAYAEFASLYPESGGGYAYVANVFDSDLTYIVGWSIILGYPASAAFYLASFASWFERFIYPALHIPQAVPYWLSGVLVLSLLVGVNLKGTEETGMFQVVVTGLKVALIVLFLFGGLQALDMSVVRESFTGNITQFAQLGVTTTLVFITFFGFEAIATNAEEIEDPGRTIPRAIFISMGFVSVVYALVVLVIVLAINDQTFLARLAEQVGQVSGIEAAREYVATHGEVSMAYASQYYLGDIGFYVIIVGALLSMISAANATILAGSRVKLAMSRRGHLPAVFGDLSDRFNTPYASVLLTGGLILFYILVFSVLFGTPPGSESATTPLGIHLGLHSIAHFADFMLLAGLIFVNVALIQSRRKEPDLDRGFEVPLVPWIPILAILANLVLVTQVEPKALVIGLIAELVGIAFWFGYLKRTRAEDSKDIAPTIASRSQVTACERDERLLVPVARTENVEQLMATAIDVARARDAELLVMSAVTIPEQTPFERADRFVDEEETIVNEAMAFADGTGVPVQGLVRVGHHPEDIILHTLDQHDCDAVLMGWSGAGRRRRRDIVVGSTVDDVVRAADADVLVERVGETATGDIDSILVPTAGGPHAKLAGAVAAAIARTEDAPCAVVHVLDSDASDAAREAAQAVVEETAAAIDHAAVETRVLSGDDVTERLLEETANHDVTVIGATERSRLRQVVFGVLPETIGRKARNTTIMVRAQPGTTTRVARQLRRWLPGD from the coding sequence ATGACTGACAGCGAACGCTCGGTCTCGAACGAACTCGACCGGGACATCGGTCTCGTCGGCGCGATAGCCCTGGGGGTGGGCACGATGATCGCGGCCGGCATCTTCGTGCTCTCGGGGCTCGCGGTGAGCAACGTCGGCGCCGCAGCCATTATCTCGTTCCTCCTCGCCGGGGTGGTCGCAGGATTCACCGCGTTGGCCTACGCAGAATTCGCCTCGCTGTATCCGGAAAGCGGCGGTGGGTACGCCTACGTCGCGAACGTCTTCGACAGCGACCTCACCTACATCGTCGGGTGGTCCATCATTCTCGGCTATCCGGCGAGTGCGGCCTTCTACTTGGCCTCCTTCGCGAGTTGGTTCGAGCGGTTCATCTACCCCGCTTTGCACATCCCGCAGGCCGTCCCGTACTGGCTTTCGGGGGTACTCGTCCTCTCGCTCCTCGTCGGGGTCAACTTGAAGGGGACAGAGGAGACAGGGATGTTCCAGGTCGTCGTTACCGGCCTCAAGGTGGCACTCATCGTGTTGTTCCTGTTCGGCGGGTTGCAGGCCCTCGATATGTCCGTGGTCCGTGAGTCCTTCACCGGGAACATCACGCAGTTCGCCCAGCTTGGGGTGACCACGACGCTCGTGTTCATCACGTTCTTCGGCTTCGAGGCCATCGCAACCAACGCTGAAGAAATCGAAGACCCGGGCCGGACGATACCGCGGGCCATCTTCATCTCGATGGGATTCGTCTCGGTCGTCTACGCGCTCGTCGTCCTCGTCATCGTCCTCGCCATCAACGACCAGACGTTCCTCGCCCGTCTCGCAGAGCAAGTCGGGCAGGTGTCCGGCATCGAAGCGGCGCGAGAGTACGTCGCGACTCACGGCGAAGTGTCGATGGCCTACGCCTCCCAGTACTACCTCGGCGACATCGGCTTCTACGTCATCATCGTCGGGGCGCTTCTCTCGATGATTTCTGCGGCCAACGCCACCATCCTCGCCGGGTCGCGGGTGAAACTTGCCATGAGTCGGCGGGGCCACCTCCCTGCGGTGTTCGGCGACCTGAGCGACCGGTTCAACACGCCGTACGCCTCGGTGCTCCTCACGGGCGGCCTTATCCTGTTTTACATTCTCGTGTTCAGCGTCCTGTTCGGAACGCCCCCGGGAAGCGAGTCGGCGACGACGCCGCTTGGCATCCATCTCGGCCTCCACTCTATCGCCCACTTCGCCGACTTCATGCTGCTCGCGGGGCTCATCTTCGTGAACGTCGCGCTCATCCAGTCGCGACGAAAGGAGCCGGACCTTGACCGCGGCTTTGAGGTTCCGCTCGTCCCGTGGATTCCGATTCTCGCCATCCTCGCGAACCTCGTGCTTGTGACGCAGGTCGAACCGAAGGCGCTCGTCATCGGCCTAATCGCCGAACTCGTGGGTATCGCGTTCTGGTTCGGCTACCTGAAGCGAACCCGGGCCGAAGATTCGAAAGACATTGCGCCGACTATCGCCTCGCGGAGCCAGGTGACCGCCTGTGAGCGCGACGAACGCCTCCTGGTCCCGGTCGCCCGGACAGAGAACGTAGAACAGCTTATGGCGACGGCGATAGACGTCGCTCGCGCCCGGGATGCAGAGCTTCTGGTAATGAGCGCGGTGACGATTCCGGAACAGACGCCGTTCGAGCGAGCCGACCGGTTCGTAGACGAGGAAGAAACCATCGTGAACGAGGCGATGGCGTTCGCCGACGGAACCGGCGTCCCGGTTCAGGGGCTCGTCCGCGTGGGCCATCACCCCGAAGACATCATCCTCCACACACTCGACCAGCACGACTGCGACGCCGTGCTCATGGGGTGGAGCGGAGCGGGCCGGCGTCGTCGCCGGGACATCGTCGTCGGCAGCACCGTCGACGACGTGGTGCGAGCGGCCGACGCAGACGTGCTCGTCGAACGAGTGGGTGAAACGGCCACCGGTGACATCGATTCGATTCTCGTCCCGACGGCGGGTGGTCCGCACGCAAAGCTCGCCGGTGCGGTGGCCGCAGCCATCGCCCGCACCGAGGATGCGCCGTGTGCGGTCGTCCACGTTCTCGACTCGGACGCGTCGGACGCAGCGCGCGAAGCGGCACAGGCGGTTGTCGAGGAGACGGCGGCCGCCATCGACCACGCGGCTGTCGAAACGCGCGTCCTCTCCGGCGACGACGTGACCGAGCGCCTGCTCGAAGAGACGGCGAACCACGACGTCACCGTCATTGGCGCGACAGAGCGAAGTCGGCTCAGACAGGTCGTCTTCGGTGTGCTCCCAGAGACCATCGGTCGGAAGGCTCGGAACACCACTATTATGGTTCGGGCACAGCCCGGGACGACGACTCGGGTCGCGCGTCAGCTTCGTCGGTGGCTGCCCGGCGACTGA